A section of the Telopea speciosissima isolate NSW1024214 ecotype Mountain lineage chromosome 3, Tspe_v1, whole genome shotgun sequence genome encodes:
- the LOC122653786 gene encoding protein NUCLEAR FUSION DEFECTIVE 2, whose amino-acid sequence MGIGLFFVTIVSFSSFLQGGSADYEHHISTSKRSSPFEVALENLQKQLGYEFQSRGLLRRAMTHPSFSGENNKALSILGAGVIETSVALSSISRNAEISTKDLNRRIIDIFEVNSCAADGLALGLQNVVRVSRKTNASMPVVVCGAVRAVFGAVAIDATTVDVASKVFWTVHGDGGLQLRAS is encoded by the exons ATGGGTATCGGGTTGTTCTTCGTCACGATcgtttccttctcttcctttcttcag GGAGGAAGCGCCGATTATGAACATCACATTTCGACCTCAAAACGCTCGTCTCCGTTCGAAGTTGCTCTAGAAAATCTACAGAAGCAACTTGG TTACGAGTTCCAGAGCAGGGGTTTACTTCGTCGGGCCATGACCCACCCTTCTTTTTCTGGCGAGAACAATAAGGCCTTAAGCATTTTGGGCGCCGGCGTGATAGAAACATCCGTTGCGCTTAGCTCAATCTCACGGAATGCAGAGATATCCACAAAGGATCTGAATCGTCGGATCATCGACATCTTCGAAGTGAATAGCTGTGCTGCTGATGGGCTGGCGTTAGGGTTGCAGAATGTTGTTAGGGTTTCGCGGAAAACCAATGCTTCGATGCCAGTGGTTGTTTGTGGTGCTGTCAGAGCCGTCTTTGGTGCAGTTGCTATTGATGCAACTACGGTTGATGTTGCTAGCAAAGTCTTCTGGACTGTCCATGGTGATGGTGGCCTACAACTTCGTGCTTCGTAA
- the LOC122656424 gene encoding RING-H2 finger protein ATL46-like — MRTRTTLWSFPSTTHPQMSWFQSQIKEKDGTSYFPPVISPPLSSSYSSVRSPYSSSNDQNGSTPSSSGSRISPAVLFIIVILAVIFFISGLLHLLVRFLIKKPSSSSNPQSNRYPDLSGSDALQRQLQQLFHLHDSGLDQAFIDALPVFLYKEIMGLKEPFDCAVCLCEFSEQDKLRLLPICRHAFHINCIDTWLLSNSTCPLCRGTLFLPDLSIENPVFEFDDPREEDGIPTDREDRFTCGQKTGETEEIVGEKRVLSVRLGKFRNMKNDQVEGEEKGEGETSSRNLDSRRCYSMGSYQYVVGDSNLQVALRHDRDDAGDVKLVKGRANNENSSVIVDMEGKKLSRGSKGESFSVSKIWLWPKKGKFPSSSESHMMGIPSSSLNVGLPLPERTQDV, encoded by the coding sequence ATGAGAACAAGGACGACGCTCTGGTCTTTCCCATCTACTACTCATCCTCAGATGTCTTGGTTTCAGTCtcaaatcaaggaaaaagaTGGTACTTCTTACTTCCCACCTGTtatttctcctcctctttcttcttcttattcttcagTCCGATCTCCTTACAGTAGTAGTAATGATCAGAATGGATCAACCCCATCGTCATCTGGAAGCAGAATCAGCCCAGCTGTTCTTTTTATCATAGTTATTCTAGCTGTTATATTCTTCATATCTGGTCTGCTCCACCTGCTCGTTAGATTCCTCATAAAAAAACCATCTTCCTCATCAAACCCTCAGTCTAATAGGTACCCAGATTTGTCCGGCTCAGATGCTCTGCAAAGACAATTACAACAGCTATTCCATCTCCATGACTCGGGTCTAGATCAAGCTTTCATAGATGCTCTCCCTGTTTTCCTCTACAAAGAGATAATGGGCCTAAAAGAACCCTTCGATTGTGCTGTTTGCCTCTGTGAATTTTCAGAACAAGACAAACTTAGATTGCTTCCCATATGTCGCCATGCTTTTCACATCAACTGTATAGACACTTGGCTCCTGTCAAACTCAACATGCCCTCTTTGCAGAGGAACCCTCTTCCTTCCTGACCTTTCGATTGAAAACCCAGTTTTTGAATTTGATGATccgagggaagaagatgggattcCCACCGACAGAGAGGATAGGTTCACTTGTGGACAAAAAACAGGGGAAACAGAGGAGATTGTTGGGGAAAAGAGGGTTCTTTCCGTGAGGCTCGGTAAATtcaggaatatgaaaaatgatcaagtagaaggagaagaaaaaggagaaggagagaccAGTAGTCGTAATTTGGATTCGAGGAGATGTTATTCGATGGGTTCATATCAGTATGTTGTTGGTGATTCCAATCTGCAAGTGGCCTTACGCCACGATAGAGATGATGCTGGTGATGTGAAACTAGTGAAAGGGAGAGCAAACAATGAGAATTCTTCGGTTATTGTGGATATGGAGGGGAAGAAACTCAGTAGAGGAAGTAAAGGTGAGAGCTTCTCTGTTTCCAAGATCTGGCTCTGgccaaagaagggaaaatttccAAGTTCTTCAGAATCTCATATGATGGGTattccttcttcatctcttaATGTCGGCTTGCCATTGCCCGAAAGAACTCAAGATGTATGA
- the LOC122654151 gene encoding uncharacterized protein LOC122654151, with protein sequence MGMDQNHHESGEDVSDLMFVKRSGCCFWIPCLGSDRSNAGGRGPVWWERIRNPDNDEQCCFANRNNNVDNEERKWWRKGWNAVLKVREWSEIIAGPRWKTFIRRFNKNNNNNNNGNRGGGLGWKNGKYQYDPMSYALNFDEGHGQDSLIDKDRIYRDFSSRYASIPISVKSSMDLGKDTPSFTLVG encoded by the coding sequence ATGGGAATGGAtcagaatcatcatgaatctGGTGAAGATGTCTCTGATCTAATGTTCGTGAAGAGATCAGGTTGCTGTTTCTGGATTCCATGTTTAGGTTCCGATAGATCGAACGCCGGTGGTAGAGGTCccgtttggtgggagagaatcAGGAATCCCGACAACGACGAACAGTGTTGTTTTGCGAACCGAAACAACAACGTTGATAACGAAGAGAGGAAATGGTGGAGGAAAGGTTGGAATGCAGTATTAAAGGTTAGGGAATGGTCGGAGATCATTGCTGGACCACGCTGGAAGACTTTCATTCGACGATtcaacaagaacaacaacaacaacaacaacggaAACAGAGGTGGAGGATTAGGGTGGAAGAATGGGAAATACCAATACGATCCTATGAGCTATGCGCTCAATTTCGATGAAGGGCATGGGCAAGACAGTCTTATAGACAAGGATCGCATCTACCGTGACTTCTCCTCCCGTTACGCTTCCATTCCGATCAGCGTCAAGTCGTCCATGGATCTCGGCAAAGACACCCCTTCTTTCACCCTTGTCGGTTGA